CTTCTTCATCGTGGTGGAGTTGACGGACAGCTCATGGGCGAGCTCGGAGATCGACGGAGGGTTGTTGATGCGCTCCATCAGGATTCCCGGAATCATTCTGATCCGCTCCAGCTCGAACGCGTCCCCGCCGCTCCTTTCGTTTTCCTCAGCCGGCAATCCCCTGGCGATTATCCGCGACAGGACTTCCATCAGCTTGCCCTCGAGGAACAGACGCTTGGCCCGAGCCGGGTAATCGCAATTCAGCATCTGCAGAAAAGGGCCGGCCACACATTGCGGCGCACGCAGCAAACGAGGCCCGCCTCCGTACCCGCCGCCCGCTCCGAGCGCCTCCGCCCACAACGCGCCGCCGTCCTCCCCGAGGAGGTCCGACAAGATCCTCCCGGGGCCGTCGAAAGCGACGGTTTCGCTTGGCCTTCCGCCGCGAAAGACCATGCTGCCCCTGCAGCCCGACGGCGGCAGCAGGAAGAGGTCCCTGGGCAAAACCGTTCTGCCGCTGCTCTCGTCCAGGAGATAAGAGCCGTCTACGAGGTAGTCCATCCCCAGGACGC
This sequence is a window from uncultured Fretibacterium sp.. Protein-coding genes within it:
- a CDS encoding AraC family transcriptional regulator — translated: MMARSCRVTFRDHIEFFEAIHETGRGVNVSEDGLVSLSTPFAEILLETHSLFHGASLNILKISPRADIVIPYDFGGGVLGMDYLVDGSYLLDESSGRTVLPRDLFLLPPSGCRGSMVFRGGRPSETVAFDGPGRILSDLLGEDGGALWAEALGAGGGYGGGPRLLRAPQCVAGPFLQMLNCDYPARAKRLFLEGKLMEVLSRIIARGLPAEENERSGGDAFELERIRMIPGILMERINNPPSISELAHELSVNSTTMKKGFKNIFGEPIYTHHRNLCLSLAATLLLETDKSVLEIASDVGYSNSGNFGSAFKRRYGVSPVRYRRNGRSAWPLPEP